A single region of the Ancylobacter novellus DSM 506 genome encodes:
- the pbpC gene encoding penicillin-binding protein 1C has product MRRVLARMAGIALLGAMLLAGGAYAWIMGVRAAAPPAPALAYSVEVLDRDGRLLRPFALDDGRWRLQVQPGEVDRRFLDMLVAYEDKRFYSHPGVDPLAMIRAAGQMLLHGQIISGGSTLTMQVARLMEPRAARTFSAKLREMRRAIELEARLSKREILALYLALAPYGGNIEGVRAASLAYFGKEPRRLSLAEAALLVALPQAPESRRPDRHPERAAWARDHVLARLKAAGLYNEPEAEFAARQPIPRERIAMPMLAAHAAEAARRERPAAQTHRLAIDAVAQTRLEELARERVRELGTGVSLALVMVDNGSGEVLVRVSGADPLDAARAGAVDLTRAIRSPGSTLKPFIYGLAFEDGLAHPETLIDDRPARFGAYRPRNFDRDYQGTVSVKQALQLSLNVPAVVLLQAVGPQRLASRLGQAGFALSLPPGEVPGLAVGLGGVGVSLDALAGLYAGIANGGQAHALRERMDGAVTGGEGTRRLMSQVAAWYLAQALAGTPAPRNERVGRIAFKTGTSFGYRDAWAVGFDGRRTIAVWVGRPDGQPVPGMIGREAAAPILFEAFARLVTRPVPFGPPPREALNARNADLPPPLRQFGRMAGRGGVGDGPKISFPPDGASLEHLAGEPLALKVSGGTGRLTIFVDGVPAGEPALAATYFWQPSGAGFVRLTVMDAAGASDSVSLRIREPAGVADATGLLSGR; this is encoded by the coding sequence ATGAGACGGGTGCTTGCCCGCATGGCCGGCATCGCGCTTCTCGGCGCGATGCTGCTGGCGGGCGGTGCCTATGCCTGGATCATGGGCGTGCGCGCGGCAGCTCCGCCGGCGCCCGCGCTGGCTTATTCCGTGGAGGTGTTGGACCGCGACGGCCGGCTATTGCGGCCCTTCGCCTTGGATGACGGGCGCTGGCGGCTGCAGGTCCAGCCCGGCGAGGTGGACCGGCGCTTCCTCGACATGCTCGTCGCCTATGAGGACAAGCGCTTCTATTCGCATCCCGGCGTCGATCCGCTGGCGATGATCCGTGCGGCGGGCCAGATGCTGCTGCACGGCCAGATCATCTCTGGCGGCTCGACGCTGACCATGCAGGTGGCGCGGCTTATGGAGCCGCGCGCGGCGCGCACCTTCTCCGCCAAGCTGCGCGAGATGCGCCGCGCCATCGAGCTGGAGGCGCGGCTGTCCAAGCGCGAGATCCTCGCGCTCTACCTCGCCCTCGCGCCCTATGGCGGCAACATCGAGGGCGTACGCGCAGCAAGCCTCGCCTATTTCGGCAAGGAACCGCGCCGGCTCTCGCTGGCGGAGGCAGCACTTCTGGTCGCCCTGCCGCAGGCACCGGAATCGCGAAGGCCGGACCGCCACCCGGAACGCGCCGCCTGGGCTCGCGATCATGTGCTGGCGCGGCTGAAGGCGGCGGGCCTTTATAACGAGCCGGAGGCCGAGTTCGCCGCGCGCCAGCCGATCCCGCGCGAGCGCATCGCCATGCCCATGCTCGCCGCTCATGCGGCGGAGGCAGCGCGGCGCGAGCGCCCGGCGGCGCAGACGCACCGCCTCGCCATCGACGCCGTGGCGCAGACGCGGCTTGAGGAACTGGCGCGCGAGCGCGTGCGGGAGCTCGGCACGGGCGTCTCGCTCGCCCTGGTGATGGTGGACAATGGCAGCGGCGAGGTGCTGGTGCGTGTCAGCGGCGCCGATCCCTTGGACGCCGCGCGCGCCGGGGCAGTCGACCTCACCCGCGCCATCCGCTCTCCCGGCTCGACGCTGAAGCCCTTCATCTATGGCCTTGCCTTCGAGGACGGCCTCGCCCATCCCGAGACACTGATCGACGATCGCCCGGCGCGCTTCGGCGCCTATCGGCCGCGCAATTTCGACCGCGACTACCAGGGCACGGTGTCGGTGAAGCAGGCGCTGCAACTCTCGCTGAACGTGCCGGCGGTGGTGCTGTTGCAGGCGGTCGGCCCGCAGCGCCTCGCCAGCCGGCTGGGGCAGGCGGGCTTCGCGCTGAGCCTGCCGCCCGGCGAGGTGCCGGGACTGGCGGTCGGGCTCGGCGGCGTGGGGGTGAGCCTCGACGCGCTGGCCGGGCTCTATGCCGGCATCGCCAATGGCGGGCAGGCGCATGCCTTGCGCGAACGCATGGACGGCGCGGTGACGGGAGGGGAGGGAACGCGGCGGCTGATGAGCCAGGTCGCGGCCTGGTATCTCGCCCAGGCGCTGGCCGGCACGCCGGCGCCGCGCAACGAGCGGGTGGGGCGCATCGCCTTCAAGACCGGCACGTCCTTCGGCTATCGCGATGCCTGGGCGGTCGGCTTCGACGGGCGGCGGACGATCGCGGTATGGGTGGGGCGGCCGGACGGTCAGCCGGTGCCGGGGATGATCGGGCGCGAGGCGGCGGCGCCGATCCTGTTCGAGGCCTTCGCCCGGCTGGTGACCCGTCCGGTGCCGTTTGGCCCGCCGCCGCGCGAGGCGCTGAACGCACGAAACGCCGACCTGCCGCCACCTCTCCGGCAGTTCGGCCGAATGGCGGGCAGGGGCGGCGTTGGTGATGGACCGAAAATTTCGTTCCCGCCCGACGGGGCGAGCCTCGAGCACCTGGCGGGCGAGCCGCTGGCGCTGAAAGTGAGCGGCGGCACGGGCCGCCTCACGATCTTCGTCGATGGCGTGCCGGCCGGCGAGCCCGCACTGGCGGCCACCTATTTCTGGCAGCCGTCGGGCGCGGGCTTCGTGCGCCTGACCGTCATGGACGCCGCTGGCGCGAGTGACAGCGTCAGCTTACGTATTCGCGAGCCGGCAGGGGTTGCCGACGCGACGGGACTACTCAGCGGCCGCTGA
- a CDS encoding DUF1127 domain-containing protein, with protein sequence MNTATLTRHTSPDFFSRVATGVVAFFEAVGEGHRIARRYETLSRLSDAALAKRGLTRQDIARVAISGR encoded by the coding sequence ATGAACACCGCTACCCTTACCCGTCACACCTCGCCGGACTTCTTCTCCCGCGTCGCCACTGGCGTCGTCGCCTTCTTCGAGGCGGTTGGTGAAGGCCATCGCATCGCCCGCCGCTACGAGACCCTGTCGCGCCTTTCCGACGCGGCCCTCGCCAAGCGCGGCCTGACCCGCCAGGACATCGCCCGCGTCGCCATCAGCGGCCGCTGA
- a CDS encoding cache domain-containing protein — protein MSHAATLAISLLSFLLFSSALSAQQFGSAQEARAMLERAVAALKVDQAAALAAFNKGTDGFRDRDLYVFCNSLDGTSLAHANPAMLGGNLNELKDANGKAFGKEIMSSAREGQVSSVAYAFPRPGESQPAAKESYVTRIGDLVCGVGYYK, from the coding sequence ATGTCTCACGCCGCAACGCTGGCGATTTCGCTGCTTTCCTTCCTGCTGTTTTCGAGCGCTTTGTCCGCCCAGCAATTCGGTTCGGCCCAGGAGGCCAGAGCGATGCTGGAGCGCGCCGTGGCAGCACTGAAGGTCGACCAGGCCGCTGCCCTGGCTGCTTTCAACAAGGGGACGGACGGGTTCCGGGACCGCGATCTCTACGTGTTCTGCAACAGCCTCGACGGCACATCGCTGGCGCACGCCAATCCGGCGATGCTTGGCGGCAATCTCAACGAGCTGAAGGACGCCAACGGCAAGGCGTTCGGCAAGGAGATCATGAGCAGCGCCCGTGAGGGGCAGGTAAGCTCCGTGGCCTACGCTTTTCCCCGCCCCGGCGAGAGCCAGCCGGCCGCGAAGGAAAGCTACGTCACCCGGATCGGCGATCTCGTCTGCGGCGTCGGCTATTACAAGTAG
- a CDS encoding ATP-binding protein translates to MNTLRAKLTGFLAGAVLLVVLLATGLSFALLSPPQFEAAEDALAAQIVLMSRLIEAHPDAPPIPQGAFVGVKTAPAGGSVAKAPTHGINAALSRLGDSRQVVVSDPPDARSPVISSLSDGRWLLMPIPMMPAPEHPGWALAGWALMLALGTTAVMVFAVRRLTAPLALLERTAAAIGPHGELAPLREQGPTEVRAAARAINLLSSRLKAAMESRVRLVAAAGHDLRTPMTRMRLRAEFLDEDQRDAWIADLNELDHIADGAIRLVREEVETPAQMQVPLDALVGEVVAELREIGMPVALTASAPVTVIARPLALKRAIRNLTINAATHGREARVSVGACEGEALVRIEDHGPGIPPELLDRVFEPFFRVDPARGAPVPGAGLGLAIAREIIVNNGGSLSLSNLAAGGLGQRVSLPAVEQRTYLDA, encoded by the coding sequence GTGAACACGCTGCGGGCCAAGCTCACCGGCTTTCTGGCCGGCGCCGTCTTGCTGGTGGTGCTGCTGGCCACGGGCCTGTCCTTCGCACTGCTCTCGCCGCCCCAGTTCGAGGCGGCCGAGGACGCGCTCGCCGCCCAGATCGTCCTGATGTCCAGGCTGATCGAGGCCCACCCGGACGCGCCCCCGATCCCGCAAGGTGCGTTCGTCGGCGTGAAGACCGCACCCGCCGGCGGATCTGTGGCAAAGGCTCCGACGCACGGGATCAATGCCGCCCTGTCGCGCTTGGGCGACAGCCGGCAGGTCGTGGTCAGCGATCCCCCCGATGCCCGTTCGCCCGTCATCTCCTCGCTCTCGGACGGCCGCTGGCTGCTCATGCCCATACCCATGATGCCCGCGCCGGAGCATCCGGGCTGGGCGCTGGCGGGGTGGGCGCTGATGCTCGCCCTCGGCACGACCGCCGTCATGGTGTTCGCCGTCCGGCGCCTCACCGCGCCGCTCGCGCTGCTGGAGCGCACGGCTGCCGCCATCGGCCCGCACGGCGAGTTGGCTCCGCTGCGCGAGCAAGGCCCCACGGAGGTGCGGGCCGCCGCGCGCGCCATCAACCTCCTGTCCTCGCGGCTGAAGGCGGCGATGGAGAGCCGCGTCCGCCTCGTCGCAGCCGCGGGGCACGACCTGCGCACGCCGATGACCCGCATGCGGCTGCGCGCGGAGTTCCTCGACGAGGATCAGCGTGACGCCTGGATCGCCGATCTCAACGAGCTCGACCACATTGCCGACGGTGCCATTCGCCTGGTTCGCGAAGAGGTCGAGACGCCGGCGCAGATGCAGGTTCCGCTGGACGCGCTGGTCGGCGAGGTGGTGGCCGAGTTGCGCGAGATCGGCATGCCGGTCGCGCTCACCGCCTCGGCACCGGTGACGGTGATCGCCCGGCCGCTGGCCCTCAAGCGCGCCATTCGCAACCTGACGATCAATGCCGCGACGCATGGGCGCGAGGCGCGGGTCTCGGTCGGCGCCTGCGAGGGCGAGGCCCTGGTGCGGATCGAGGATCACGGGCCGGGCATTCCGCCGGAACTGCTCGACCGTGTCTTCGAGCCGTTCTTCCGCGTCGATCCGGCACGAGGCGCACCCGTGCCCGGCGCCGGCCTGGGCCTGGCGATCGCGCGGGAGATCATCGTGAACAACGGAGGATCGCTCTCGCTGAGCAATCTCGCCGCCGGCGGACTGGGGCAGCGCGTCAGCCTTCCGGCGGTGGAACAGCGGACCTATCTCGACGCCTGA
- a CDS encoding MgtC/SapB family protein → MTLREISAGGGAMDEMEMFRRMAVAIAIGAAVGVERHWRERDEEDGARTAGIRTYTLIGMFGGVAALIERYLAPTGTPTGLVLVGFLVTLSAAFVLFQYREEMAANSFSATAVVVEMMTFALGALAVLGDLTLASAGGVVLVAILASREFLHAAIRRLRWAELRSALILLTLTFVILPIVPTAPVGPFGGVSPAKILIMAIVLATISFCGYVAVRLLGDTRGELVAGTIGGVVSSTATTVANARRSIGHEAVLPLAAGAISAGGVSLVRTGFLVFTLAPSLVATLIVPLGAGAAVMFAYALLLARRPGQPHEEKRAPKNPFDLDSVIKMALLLVGVAFLARAASEIWGASGLYLASVLSGLADVDAVTVTVAGMLPSLTERTAAMAIGLAVLSNMVAKAAYAAMFGAKGFFVNLWMASAVAIAAAIGLFMAINGWLA, encoded by the coding sequence ATGACGCTGCGTGAGATCTCGGCCGGAGGGGGCGCCATGGACGAGATGGAGATGTTCCGGCGCATGGCCGTGGCCATAGCGATCGGTGCCGCGGTCGGGGTCGAGCGTCACTGGCGCGAGCGGGACGAGGAGGACGGCGCCCGCACCGCCGGCATTCGCACCTATACGCTCATCGGCATGTTCGGCGGCGTCGCCGCGTTGATCGAGCGCTATCTCGCGCCGACCGGCACGCCGACGGGCCTGGTGCTGGTCGGCTTCCTCGTCACCCTGTCGGCGGCCTTCGTGCTGTTCCAATACCGCGAGGAGATGGCGGCGAACTCGTTCAGCGCCACCGCCGTCGTGGTCGAGATGATGACCTTCGCGCTCGGTGCCCTCGCTGTCCTCGGCGACCTCACCCTGGCCTCGGCGGGCGGCGTGGTGTTGGTGGCGATACTGGCGAGCCGCGAATTCCTGCACGCGGCGATACGCCGGCTGCGCTGGGCCGAGCTGCGTTCCGCCCTCATCCTGCTCACTCTCACCTTCGTCATCCTCCCCATCGTCCCCACCGCGCCGGTCGGTCCCTTCGGCGGCGTCTCCCCCGCCAAGATTCTCATCATGGCGATCGTGCTGGCGACGATCTCCTTCTGCGGCTACGTCGCCGTCCGGCTGCTGGGCGACACGCGCGGGGAACTGGTCGCGGGAACCATCGGCGGCGTGGTCTCCTCCACTGCCACCACCGTCGCCAATGCGCGCCGCTCGATCGGGCACGAGGCGGTACTGCCGCTCGCGGCCGGGGCGATAAGCGCGGGTGGCGTGTCCCTGGTCCGCACCGGCTTCCTGGTGTTCACCCTGGCCCCCTCGCTCGTTGCGACGCTGATCGTCCCTCTCGGCGCCGGCGCGGCGGTGATGTTCGCCTATGCGCTGCTGCTGGCGCGGCGGCCGGGGCAGCCGCATGAGGAGAAGCGGGCGCCGAAGAACCCGTTCGACCTCGACTCGGTCATCAAGATGGCGCTGCTGCTGGTGGGAGTGGCGTTCCTCGCCCGCGCCGCCAGCGAGATCTGGGGAGCGAGTGGCCTCTATCTCGCCTCGGTGCTGTCGGGCCTTGCCGATGTCGACGCGGTGACGGTGACCGTGGCCGGCATGCTGCCGAGCCTCACCGAGCGTACCGCCGCGATGGCGATCGGTCTCGCCGTCCTCAGCAACATGGTGGCGAAGGCGGCCTATGCGGCGATGTTCGGGGCGAAGGGCTTCTTTGTGAACCTGTGGATGGCCTCTGCTGTGGCCATCGCCGCGGCCATCGGCCTCTTCATGGCCATCAATGGATGGCTCGCCTGA
- a CDS encoding recombinase family protein: MAAPEATPYAPSDHASGAPQGPADAAGSEMHALAVLGCERVFSDTDDTRHPERPGLRAALEFLQAGDVLLVPALRHLGRDVESVVLLVDRLRLANVSVRLGAVPEDGRLAPSEALALVCRELAELIVPDQPAPAGLTGPARRRGRPQALSPKDIAKARRMLAGGGFTVPDVARILGVSAATVYRYFPRRSQKQAPPEDAAP; the protein is encoded by the coding sequence TTGGCTGCACCCGAGGCGACGCCCTATGCGCCGTCCGATCACGCATCGGGCGCCCCGCAGGGTCCGGCCGACGCGGCGGGTTCCGAAATGCACGCTCTCGCCGTGCTCGGCTGCGAGCGCGTCTTCAGCGATACGGACGATACGCGGCACCCTGAACGGCCTGGCCTGCGTGCCGCGCTCGAATTCCTGCAGGCGGGCGACGTGCTGCTGGTGCCTGCCTTGCGTCATCTCGGGCGCGACGTCGAGAGCGTCGTGCTGCTGGTGGACCGGCTGCGCCTCGCCAACGTATCGGTTCGCTTGGGCGCAGTGCCGGAGGACGGCCGGCTCGCGCCGAGCGAGGCGCTGGCGCTGGTCTGCCGCGAGCTTGCCGAGCTGATCGTGCCGGACCAGCCGGCGCCCGCCGGGCTCACGGGACCGGCGCGCCGGCGCGGCCGACCGCAGGCGCTCTCGCCGAAGGATATCGCCAAGGCGCGGCGCATGCTCGCCGGCGGCGGCTTCACCGTGCCGGACGTGGCACGCATACTCGGCGTGTCGGCGGCGACGGTCTATCGCTACTTCCCCCGCCGCTCCCAGAAGCAGGCGCCGCCGGAGGACGCGGCGCCCTGA
- a CDS encoding invasion associated locus B family protein, protein MSVSAKLAAPLLLASLVLAGGAAAAQTAPASGAITYGNWIVNCRDRSEGKKACVASLRINDAKTKKVALLWQIGESAGGKPTYVVRTPLGVRLKDGVRVALDGGKPHRIGYLSCNERGCTAVGKFEEGFAKELAGAKEAVTSFTLVDGQVVNVALPLDGIDKALPALKARKG, encoded by the coding sequence ATGTCCGTTTCCGCCAAGCTCGCCGCGCCGCTGCTGCTCGCCTCCCTCGTCCTCGCGGGCGGGGCAGCCGCAGCGCAGACGGCGCCCGCCTCCGGCGCGATCACCTATGGCAACTGGATCGTCAATTGCCGCGACCGTAGCGAGGGCAAGAAGGCCTGCGTCGCCAGCCTGCGCATCAACGACGCCAAGACCAAGAAGGTGGCGCTGCTCTGGCAGATCGGCGAGAGCGCGGGCGGCAAGCCGACCTATGTCGTGCGCACCCCGCTCGGCGTGCGGCTCAAGGACGGCGTGCGGGTGGCGCTCGACGGCGGCAAGCCGCACCGCATCGGCTACCTCTCCTGCAATGAGCGCGGCTGCACGGCGGTGGGCAAGTTCGAGGAAGGCTTCGCCAAGGAACTGGCCGGCGCCAAGGAGGCGGTCACCAGCTTTACCCTGGTCGACGGGCAGGTGGTCAACGTGGCGCTGCCGCTCGACGGCATCGACAAGGCGCTGCCGGCGCTCAAGGCGCGCAAGGGCTGA
- a CDS encoding Ppx/GppA phosphatase family protein has protein sequence MVDETQSWAGGRATDRSARDDRPHMRARHRHWRGRRNGPSRPEEGVSGGGAHPRSNDPCYAALDLGTNNCRLLIARPTANGFRVVDAFSRIVRLGEGFICSGRLGEAAMDRAVDALKVCAAKIDARNIADRRLIATEACRSAANGAEFIRRVERETGLALEIVDRETEARLAASGCTPLVDPHLDGAVLFDIGGGSTEVVWLDRVETRDGGPPAAVIRAWVSVPLGVVTVAERHGGVKVTRDDFEAMVNEFSPHLAGFVKAVGPHNCGRLHLLGTSGTVTTIAGVHLDLPRYDRSQVDGTWLGAEQVRVVVDRLLAMPFAERAANPCIGHERADLVLAGCAILEAVRRAFPCDRLRVADRGLREGILVELMRADGVWRHRAAPIEAPTGATT, from the coding sequence ATGGTCGACGAGACCCAGAGCTGGGCGGGGGGACGGGCAACCGATAGGTCGGCCCGTGACGATCGCCCGCATATGCGCGCACGCCATCGCCACTGGCGCGGCCGCCGCAACGGGCCGTCGCGTCCGGAAGAGGGCGTTTCCGGCGGGGGCGCGCATCCGCGCAGCAACGATCCCTGCTACGCCGCGCTCGACCTCGGCACCAATAATTGCCGCCTCCTGATCGCCCGCCCGACCGCCAACGGCTTCCGTGTGGTGGACGCTTTCTCGCGCATCGTGCGGCTCGGCGAGGGCTTCATCTGCTCCGGCCGGCTCGGCGAGGCGGCGATGGACCGCGCGGTGGACGCGCTGAAGGTCTGCGCCGCCAAGATCGACGCGCGCAACATCGCCGACCGCCGGCTCATCGCCACCGAGGCCTGTCGCTCCGCCGCCAACGGCGCCGAGTTCATCCGCCGGGTGGAGCGCGAGACCGGGCTGGCGCTGGAGATCGTCGACCGGGAGACCGAGGCGCGGCTGGCCGCCTCCGGCTGCACGCCGCTGGTCGATCCGCATCTCGACGGCGCGGTGCTGTTCGACATCGGCGGCGGCTCGACGGAAGTCGTCTGGCTCGACCGGGTGGAGACCCGCGACGGCGGCCCGCCGGCGGCGGTGATCCGCGCCTGGGTGTCGGTACCGCTTGGTGTCGTCACCGTGGCCGAGCGCCATGGCGGCGTGAAAGTGACGCGCGACGATTTCGAGGCGATGGTCAACGAGTTCTCGCCGCACCTCGCCGGCTTCGTGAAGGCGGTCGGCCCGCATAATTGCGGCCGGCTGCACCTTCTCGGCACGTCCGGCACGGTCACCACCATCGCCGGCGTGCATCTCGACCTGCCGCGCTACGACCGCTCGCAGGTCGACGGCACCTGGCTCGGCGCTGAGCAGGTGCGCGTCGTCGTGGACCGGCTGCTGGCCATGCCCTTCGCCGAGCGCGCGGCCAATCCCTGCATCGGCCACGAGCGCGCCGATCTCGTGCTCGCCGGCTGCGCCATCCTCGAAGCGGTGCGCCGGGCTTTCCCCTGCGACCGGCTGCGCGTCGCCGACCGCGGCCTGCGCGAGGGCATACTGGTCGAATTGATGCGCGCCGACGGCGTCTGGCGCCATCGAGCGGCGCCCATTGAGGCACCCACCGGGGCTACGACGTGA
- a CDS encoding RlmE family RNA methyltransferase, with protein MIDKPQPRKGGEARPLKVRLKKARSLSSSSQKWLQRQLNDPYVARAKREGWRSRAAFKLLEIDDKLKLLKPGLRVVDLGAAPGGWSQVAAQRVKATEGRGKVVAIDLLEIDPIPAVDFAQLDFLKDEAPDRLKEMLGGEADVVLSDMAANTTGHRATDHLRIVGLVELAIDFARQVLSPGGAFVAKVFQGGTENTLLAELKRDFTTVRHIKPQASRADSAELYVVATGFRGRRHED; from the coding sequence GTGATCGACAAGCCCCAGCCCCGCAAGGGGGGTGAGGCGCGCCCGCTGAAAGTCCGGCTGAAAAAAGCGCGCTCGCTCTCCTCCTCGTCGCAGAAATGGCTTCAGCGCCAGCTCAACGACCCCTATGTCGCGCGCGCCAAGCGCGAGGGCTGGCGCTCGCGCGCGGCCTTCAAGCTGCTCGAGATCGACGACAAGCTGAAGCTGCTCAAGCCCGGCCTGCGGGTGGTCGACCTCGGCGCGGCGCCGGGCGGCTGGAGCCAGGTCGCCGCCCAGCGGGTGAAGGCGACCGAGGGGCGCGGCAAGGTGGTCGCCATCGACCTCCTGGAGATCGATCCCATTCCCGCCGTCGACTTCGCCCAGCTCGACTTCCTCAAGGACGAGGCGCCCGACCGGCTGAAGGAGATGCTCGGCGGCGAGGCGGATGTCGTGCTCTCCGATATGGCGGCCAACACCACCGGCCACAGGGCGACCGACCATCTGCGCATCGTCGGCCTGGTGGAGCTCGCCATCGACTTCGCCCGGCAGGTGCTCTCACCCGGCGGCGCCTTCGTCGCCAAGGTGTTCCAGGGCGGCACGGAGAACACGCTGCTGGCCGAGCTCAAGCGCGACTTCACCACGGTGCGGCACATCAAGCCGCAGGCGAGCCGGGCGGATTCCGCCGAGCTCTATGTGGTGGCGACCGGCTTTCGCGGCCGGCGGCACGAGGACTAG
- a CDS encoding DHA2 family efflux MFS transporter permease subunit — MRTERLVPLIVACALFMEQLDSTVIATSLPAIAADLHEDPISLKLALTSYLLSLAVFIPASGWFADRFGSRTVFRMAIVIFTTGSLLCGLAHSLPDFVAFRILQGMGGAMMVPVGRLVILRTVPKEEIVSALAWLTIPALMGPVLGPPLGGFITTYFDWRYIFFLNIPIGLIGVTLATRFIPDIREEDVPPFDFRGMVLSGIGLSGIVFGFALLGQQAVEPWIALVVIVVGAVAMFFYVRHARHVERPILDLELLKIPTFYAGVVGASLFRVGIGALPFLLPLMLQLGFGLTPFASGMITFASAAGAMTMKFTAAPIIRIFGFRRVLVVNCLIASAFIAIGAVFRPDMPYLVLIGALLLGGFFRSLQFTSTNALSYADVSSEAMSRATSFASVAQQVSISTGVAVAALVLDGMRAWRGTDAILLSDFSVAFIVVSLIAVCSLFFFLRLPDDAGAALAGRRVKAAVPAETPNEMGSAA; from the coding sequence GTGCGCACCGAACGCCTCGTCCCCCTCATCGTCGCCTGCGCCCTGTTCATGGAGCAGCTCGATTCGACGGTCATCGCCACCTCGCTGCCGGCCATCGCCGCCGACCTCCACGAGGACCCGATCTCGCTCAAGCTGGCGCTGACCTCCTACCTGCTCAGCCTCGCCGTGTTCATTCCCGCCAGCGGCTGGTTCGCCGACCGATTCGGCTCGCGCACCGTGTTCCGCATGGCGATCGTCATCTTCACCACCGGCTCCCTGCTGTGCGGGCTCGCGCATTCGCTGCCCGACTTCGTCGCCTTCCGTATCCTGCAGGGCATGGGCGGGGCGATGATGGTGCCGGTGGGGCGCCTCGTGATCCTGCGCACCGTGCCGAAGGAGGAGATCGTCTCCGCGCTCGCCTGGCTGACCATACCGGCGCTGATGGGGCCGGTGCTCGGCCCGCCGCTCGGCGGATTCATCACCACCTATTTCGACTGGCGCTACATCTTCTTCCTCAACATCCCCATCGGCCTCATCGGCGTCACGCTCGCCACCCGCTTCATCCCCGACATACGCGAGGAGGACGTGCCGCCCTTCGACTTCCGCGGCATGGTGCTGTCGGGCATCGGGCTGTCGGGCATCGTCTTCGGCTTCGCGCTGCTCGGCCAGCAGGCGGTGGAGCCGTGGATCGCGCTCGTCGTCATCGTGGTCGGCGCGGTGGCGATGTTCTTCTATGTCCGCCATGCGCGGCATGTGGAGCGGCCGATCCTCGACCTCGAGCTCCTGAAGATCCCGACCTTCTATGCCGGCGTGGTCGGCGCCTCGCTGTTCCGCGTCGGCATCGGCGCCCTGCCCTTCCTGCTGCCCCTGATGCTGCAACTGGGTTTCGGGCTGACGCCCTTCGCCTCCGGCATGATCACCTTCGCCTCCGCCGCCGGGGCTATGACGATGAAGTTTACCGCCGCGCCGATCATCCGCATCTTCGGCTTCCGCCGCGTGCTGGTGGTCAACTGCCTGATCGCCTCGGCCTTCATCGCCATCGGCGCCGTGTTCCGGCCCGACATGCCGTATCTGGTGCTGATCGGCGCACTGCTGCTCGGCGGCTTCTTCCGCTCGCTCCAGTTCACCAGCACCAATGCGCTGTCCTATGCCGACGTCTCTAGCGAGGCGATGAGCCGCGCCACCAGCTTCGCCAGCGTGGCGCAGCAGGTGTCGATCTCCACCGGCGTCGCCGTGGCGGCGCTGGTGCTCGACGGCATGCGCGCCTGGCGCGGCACCGACGCCATCCTTCTGTCCGACTTCAGCGTCGCCTTCATCGTCGTGTCGCTTATCGCGGTGTGCTCGCTGTTCTTCTTCCTGCGGCTGCCGGACGATGCCGGCGCGGCGCTCGCCGGTCGGCGGGTGAAGGCCGCGGTGCCGGCCGAGACGCCCAACGAGATGGGCAGCGCCGCCTAG